Genomic window (Sphingobacteriales bacterium):
AGGGAGAAATGCTGAATATTCAGATTGCCGATCAGCAGGCAGTTTTGTTTGGGATGCCAAAATCGAATACACCTGCTATTTCAGAATTTCTTGAAGAAGGAGATGAAATAAAAATTGGTGAATCGAGTCTGAAAGTTCTTCATACGCCCGGTCATACCAGCGGAGGAATCAGCCTGTATGCTGAAAAAGAGGGCTTTATTGTTTGCGGTGATTTGATTTTCAGAGGAAGTATTGGCAGGGTTGACCTGCCCGGAGGTGATTATGACACGATTTTGAAAAGTATCATGATGAAAATCTTTACTTTACCTGAAAACACAATTATTTATTCAGGACACGGAGATGAAACGACAGTGAGTTTTGAAAAAAAATTTAACCCCTTTTTCAGATAGGGATTAGTTTTTCTTATTCAGGTTAAACTGCAGGCTGAAACGTACGGTGTTTTCCAGCGGGCTGGTTTGTGTGGCATATTTATTATTGGTTGGGATCAGATACGACACATCGAGGTTAAATACGGTATATTTAATGCCAAGTCCGAGGGTTACATATTGACGGTTGCCTTTTGTTTCATGTTCATAGAAATAACCGACCCTGCCGGCTACCTGGTTGTTGTACCAATATTCAAAACCAACAGCGGGGTTTATTTCCCTCAGTTCTTCCTTGAATCCGTCAGGAGCATCATAAAAAGATTGAACCATACCGGCAATAACCGGAACATCAGGATTTTTCCCCCTGTGAATGACCAGCGTTCCATCATTAGGGTTGGTGATGGGATTTCCGAAAGAATCAACCATATAAACGGGGGTGGTGGGAACCAGCAGTTTGTTCAGGTCGAAAACAAAGCCTAATTTATTGTATTCATCGATATGATAATTAAAATAGGAGCCGATTTTCAGGTTGATGGGGATAAAATCCCTGTCGGTTTCATCGGTATAGGTGATTTTTGAGCCAACGTTGGAGATGTTCATGCCAAGACGGACATCCATGTCTTTCCCACTGACTTTGATGGGTTCTGGCTGCCAGTAGGTCGAAATATCACCACTGAAGGCAATGCCCGGGCGTGTTTGCGTCCCATTGCTGAGGGGAATATTACTGGCAAGGTTTGAATAAATAAAACGAAGGGCGAGTCCCAGCGAAAAAGTTTCTGAAAGTTTTCGTGCATAGGCACCATCAAGAGCCAGCTCATGAGGGCGGAAATCACCCATGTATTCCCCGAAATCGTTGGTAAATGTAATATCTCCAAGTGAAAAATATCTTAAGGATGCCCCGAAAGCCGACATTTCGTCTATTCTGGAGTAAATCGAAAGGTATGAAAGATTAATATCGGGTACGAGTGCCTTTAACCATGGGACATAAGAGAGGCTTAAACCCATCGGATTATCGACAAATGCAAGTTTTGCAGGATTCCAGTGTATGGAATTGGCATCAGGAGTCAGGGCAACACCTGCATCTCCCAGTGCTCCACTTCTCGAATCAGGCGTAATCATCAGAAAAGGAACTGCTGTTGTTACTACGTTCCTTCTGCCATCAAGGGTGATGATATTTTGTCCGATACTTTTTCCATAGGTAAAAAGACAGGCAATGATGATTAAAAATGCCTTAAAACCGATAAATTTTTTCATTATTGATTGATTATTCATTCGACAAAGATATACAACGATGATAAATTTTAATTATTGCCATTGAAAAAGATTGTTTTACATCTTCCAACGGCTTTTTTCCCGTCACGGGTGGTTAGTGAAACGGTGATAAAGTAAACCCCGCTTTCGATAGCCTTTCCAAAATCTTTGTTTGGATTCCATTCTACAGAAATATTTCTGCTGGCATCTCCGGAAAATTGTCCGCTGATGGTTTTTACGATTTGTCCCTGTGC
Coding sequences:
- a CDS encoding MBL fold metallo-hydrolase is translated as MLKVKKFIFNSFGENTYLVYDTNGEAVVIDPGMSDSGEEKQFISFLNDNKLKIIGLINTHCHIDHISGNRFIADTFQVGLSAHQGEMLNIQIADQQAVLFGMPKSNTPAISEFLEEGDEIKIGESSLKVLHTPGHTSGGISLYAEKEGFIVCGDLIFRGSIGRVDLPGGDYDTILKSIMMKIFTLPENTIIYSGHGDETTVSFEKKFNPFFR
- the porV gene encoding type IX secretion system outer membrane channel protein PorV; the encoded protein is MMKKFIGFKAFLIIIACLFTYGKSIGQNIITLDGRRNVVTTAVPFLMITPDSRSGALGDAGVALTPDANSIHWNPAKLAFVDNPMGLSLSYVPWLKALVPDINLSYLSIYSRIDEMSAFGASLRYFSLGDITFTNDFGEYMGDFRPHELALDGAYARKLSETFSLGLALRFIYSNLASNIPLSNGTQTRPGIAFSGDISTYWQPEPIKVSGKDMDVRLGMNISNVGSKITYTDETDRDFIPINLKIGSYFNYHIDEYNKLGFVFDLNKLLVPTTPVYMVDSFGNPITNPNDGTLVIHRGKNPDVPVIAGMVQSFYDAPDGFKEELREINPAVGFEYWYNNQVAGRVGYFYEHETKGNRQYVTLGLGIKYTVFNLDVSYLIPTNNKYATQTSPLENTVRFSLQFNLNKKN